In the Paralichthys olivaceus isolate ysfri-2021 chromosome 17, ASM2471397v2, whole genome shotgun sequence genome, one interval contains:
- the rmc1 gene encoding regulator of MON1-CCZ1 complex, which produces MMGEHYLELCEHPVQFENASSVNNVFFDEANKQVFAVRSGGATGVVVKGPDDKSSVAFRMDDKGEVKCIKFSIGNKILAVQRTSKSVDFINFIPDYPHTEFTQECKTKNASVLGFCWTNWNEIVYITDQGIEFYQVFPDKRSLKLLKSQSINVNWYQYCPETAVILLSTTVQGNILQPFAFRNATMSKMSKFEIELPVVPKPAKLSLSERDIAMATIYGQLYVMYLKHHSRTANSPSAEVVLYHLPREGACKKSHVLKLNTTGKFALNIVDNLVVVHHQSSQTSLIFDIKLKEPECAVNTHQPVLPARSIHPYRIPLSGPAVVPSQPPVPCQLYSSSWSVFQPDIIISASEGYLWYLQVKLPPTVNLLQDKGKLMDFLLRRRDCKMVILSVCSQILEAGEKGSLPVVATVFDKLNQVYKEYLEAEQSYTVAMESGPSRGSAAQKRPVRTQAVIDQSDMYTHVLSSFTERKDVSHKFIIAVLMEYIRSLNQFQITVQHYLYELVIKTLVQHNLFYMLHQFLQYHVLSDSKPLACLLLSLESTYPPAHQLSLDMLKRLSTANDEIVEVLLSKQQVLGALRFIRSVGGHDNVSARKFLDAARQTGDQMLFYTVFRSFQQRNQRLRGSPGFNPGEHCEEHVVHFKQLFGDQSLMKASTV; this is translated from the exons ATGATGGGGGAACATTACCTGGAGCTGTGCGAACATCCGGTGCAGTTTGAAAACGCGTCCAGCGTCAACAACGTCTTCTTCGACGAGGCTAACAAACAG GTGTTTGCGGTGCGTTCAGGTGGAGCCACTGGTGTGGTCGTCAAAGGTCCAGATGACAAGAGCAGCGTTGCCTTCAG GATGGACGATAAAGGAGAAGTGAAGTGCATCAAGTTTTCTATTGGAAATAAAATCTTGGCCGTACAGAGAACGTCAAAATCTGTG GATTTCATCAACTTCATACCCGACTATCCTCACACAGAGTTCACCCAGGAATGTAAG ACGAAGAACGCCAGCGTGTTGGGTTTCTGTTGGACCAACTGGAATGAGATTGTCTACATCACCGACCAAGGAATCGAGTTTTACCAG gtgtttcCAGACAAGCGCAgtctgaagctgctgaagaGTCAGAGCATTAATGTGAACTGGTATCAGTACTGTCCAGAGACGGCTGTCATCCTGCTGTCCACCACCGTGCAGGGAAACATCCTGCAGCCCTTCGCCTTCAGG AACGCGACCATGTCGAAAATGTCCAAGTTTGAGATTGAGCTGCCGGTCGTCCCCAAACCCGCCAAACTCAGCCTGTCGGAGAGAGacattgccatggcaacaat TTATGGTCAGCTGTATGTGATGTATCTGAAGCATCACTCGAGAACAGCCAACAGTCCGAGTGCAGAGGTGGTGCTGTATCACTTACCAAG GGAGGGGGCGTGTAAAAAGAGTCACGTGTTGAAGCTGAACACGACGGGGAAGTTTGCTCTGAACATCGTAGACAACCTGGTGGTCGTTCATCATCAGAGCTCTCAG acgTCTCTGATCTTCGACATCAAGCTGAAGGAGCCTGAATGTGCCGTCAACACACACCAGCCCGTCCTACCTGCTCGCTCCATACACCCCTACAGGATACCGCTGTCAG GTCCTGCTGTCGTTCCCTCTCAGCCTCCAGTTCCCTGTCAGCTCT ACTCTTCCTCCTGGAGCGTCTTCCAGCctgacatcatcatcagtgcCAGTGAAg gttaCCTGTGGTacctgcaggtgaagctgcCTCCAACAGTAAACCTGCTGCAGGACAAAGGCAAACTGATGGACTTCCTGTTACGACGCAGAGACTGCAAGATGGTCATCCTGTCCGTCTGCTCGCAGA TCCTGGAGGCCGGAGAGAAGGGAAGTCTCCCTGTGGTGGCGACTGTGTTCGACAAACTCAACCAGGTGTACAAAGAATATCTGGAGGCGGAGCAGAGCTACACTGTG GCGATGGAGTCCGGCCCGAGTCGAGGCAGTGCCGCTCAGAAACGTCCCGTGAGAACTCAGGCCGTCATCGACCAAtcagacatgtacacacacgtcCTGTCATCGTTCACCGAGAGGAag GACGTGTCTCATAAGTTCATCATCGCGGTGCTGATGGAGTACATTCGCTCTCTGAACCAGTTCCAAATCACCGTTCAG cattACTTGTACGAGCTGGTGATTAAAACTCTGGTGCAGCACAACCTCTTCTACATGTTGCATCAGTTCCTCCAGTATCACGTCCTCAGTGACTCCAAACCACTG GCCTGTCTGCTTCTGTCTCTGGAGAGCACATATCCTCCTGCTCACCAGCTCTCACTCGACATGTTGAAG cgtCTGTCCACGGCCAACGACGAGATCGTGGAGGTTCTGTTGTCCAAGCAGCAGGTTCTAGGAGCGCTCCGGTTCATCCGCAGCGTCG GTGGACACGACAACGTGTCGGCGAGGAAGTTTCTGGACGCAGCGCGACAAACTGGAGACCAGATGTTGTTCTACACCGTGTTCAGATCGTTTCAGCAGAGAAACCAACGGCTGAGAGGAAGTCCTGGATTTAACCCTG gAGAACACTGTGAGGAGCATGTCGTCCACTTTAAGCAGCTGTTCGGGGACCAGTCGCTGATGAAAGCCTCCACCGTGTAA
- the riok3 gene encoding serine/threonine-protein kinase RIO3 isoform X1 yields MDRTGVASETRKSPWGSVAPAAPACSLADVMSEQLAKQLDEEDATFPALTEPGADLLSSGDAPETTSDLMLAKMLQMQFDREFDDQLRREEKKFNGDSKVSISFENYRMVHPYEDSGSSEDEVDWQDTRHDPYRADKPQTTPRRGFVGKGKNITTKHDEVTCGRKNTARMDNFAPEVHVGDGLGMDLKLPNQVFNALKQHCYSEQKRSARLHEKKEHSTAEQAVDPRTRLLMYKMVNTGVLENINGCISTGKESVVFHADGGSLEEEPVPDEVVLKVFKTTLNEFKNRDRYIKDDYRFIDRFSKLNPRKIIRMWAEKEMHNLVRMKKAEIPCPEVVLLKKHILVMSFIGKDHVPAPKLKDAMLGSEDMKNAYYQVLHMMQQLFQECNLVHADLSEYNMLWHEGKVWLIDVSQSVEPTHPHGLEFLFRDCRNVSTFFQKRGVSEAMSVYELFNIVTGLNIPVGAEDDAEFIAEIVALEKRNEDHVQRRGKKTFPIDSEDVSPPSSPGAAD; encoded by the exons ATGGATCGAACAGGAGTCGCGTCAGAAACACGGAAG agccCGTGGGGTTCGGTGGCCCCGGCAGCTCCGGCCTGTTCTCTGGCTGATGTGATGAGCGAGCAGCTGGCCAAACAGCTGGATGAGGAGGACGCCACCTTCCCTGCGCTCACTGA ACCGGGAGCAGATCTGCTGTCGTCGGGTGATGCTCCTGAAACCACCAGTGACCTGATGCTCgccaagatgctgcagatgcaGTTCGACCGTGAGTTTGATGATCAGCTGCGCCGCGAGGAGAAGAAGTTCAATGGAGACAGTAAAG TGTCCATCTCCTTTGAGAACTACCGCATGGTTCATCCATATGAGGACAGCGGCAGCTCAGAGGACGAGGTGGACTGGCAGGACACGAGACACGACCCCTACAGAGCAG atAAGCCTCAGACGACGCCGCGTAGAGGATTCGTTGGAAAAGGCAAAAACATCACGACCAAACATGACGAGGTGACCTGTGGTCGTAAGAACACTGCGCGCATGGACAAC ttTGCTCCTGAGGTCCATGTCGGCGACGGCCTGGGGATGGACCTGAAGTTGCCCAATCAGGTGTTTAACGCTCTGAAGCAGCACTGCTACAGCGAGCAGAAGCGCAGCGCCAGGCTGCACGAGAAGAAGGAGCACTCCACCGCC GAACAAGCCGTGGACCCTCGCACTCGTCTGCTCATGTATAAGATGGTGAACACTGGCGTGCTGGAAAACATCAACGGCTGCATCAGCACGGGTAAAGAGTCCGTCGTCTTCCACGCCGACGGAGGGAG CCTGGAGGAGGAGCCGGTGCCGGACGAGgtggtgctgaaggtgtttaaaACGACGCTCAATGAATTCAAGAACAGAGACCGCTACATCAAAGACGACTATCGCTTCATAGATCGATTCAGCAAACTGAACCCTCGCAAAATCATCAGGATGTGGGCCGAGAAGGAGATGCACAACCTGGTCAG gatgaagaaggcGGAGATTCCCTGTCCGGAGGTGGTGCTGCTGAAGAAACACATCCTGGTGATGTCGTTCATCGGTAAAGACCACGTTCCTGCTCCCAAACTCAAAGACGCCATGTTGGGTTCAGAGGACATGAAGAACGCCTACTACCAGGTTCTACAC ATGATGCAGCAGTTGTTTCAGGAGTGTAATCTGGTTCATGCTGATCTCAGTGAATACAACATGCTGTGGCACGAGGGGAAG GTGTGGTTGATCGACGTCAGTCAGTCCGTGGAGCCCACTCACCCTCACGGTCTGGAGTTCCTCTTCAGAGACTGCAGGAACGTCTCCACG TTCTTCCAGAAGAGAGGAGTGAGTGAGGCGATGAGTGTTTACGAGCTTTTCAACATCGTCACTGGACTGAACATCCCGGTCGGTGCTGAAGACGACGCTGAATTCATCGCAGAG ATTGTGGCGTTGGAGAAGAGGAACGAGGATCACGTGCAGAGACGAGGGAAGAAAACCTTCCCCATCGACTCTGAAGACGTCAGCCCGCCTTCAAGCCCCGGGGCAGCTGACTAA
- the riok3 gene encoding serine/threonine-protein kinase RIO3 isoform X2, with amino-acid sequence MSEQLAKQLDEEDATFPALTEPGADLLSSGDAPETTSDLMLAKMLQMQFDREFDDQLRREEKKFNGDSKVSISFENYRMVHPYEDSGSSEDEVDWQDTRHDPYRADKPQTTPRRGFVGKGKNITTKHDEVTCGRKNTARMDNFAPEVHVGDGLGMDLKLPNQVFNALKQHCYSEQKRSARLHEKKEHSTAEQAVDPRTRLLMYKMVNTGVLENINGCISTGKESVVFHADGGSLEEEPVPDEVVLKVFKTTLNEFKNRDRYIKDDYRFIDRFSKLNPRKIIRMWAEKEMHNLVRMKKAEIPCPEVVLLKKHILVMSFIGKDHVPAPKLKDAMLGSEDMKNAYYQVLHMMQQLFQECNLVHADLSEYNMLWHEGKVWLIDVSQSVEPTHPHGLEFLFRDCRNVSTFFQKRGVSEAMSVYELFNIVTGLNIPVGAEDDAEFIAEIVALEKRNEDHVQRRGKKTFPIDSEDVSPPSSPGAAD; translated from the exons ATGAGCGAGCAGCTGGCCAAACAGCTGGATGAGGAGGACGCCACCTTCCCTGCGCTCACTGA ACCGGGAGCAGATCTGCTGTCGTCGGGTGATGCTCCTGAAACCACCAGTGACCTGATGCTCgccaagatgctgcagatgcaGTTCGACCGTGAGTTTGATGATCAGCTGCGCCGCGAGGAGAAGAAGTTCAATGGAGACAGTAAAG TGTCCATCTCCTTTGAGAACTACCGCATGGTTCATCCATATGAGGACAGCGGCAGCTCAGAGGACGAGGTGGACTGGCAGGACACGAGACACGACCCCTACAGAGCAG atAAGCCTCAGACGACGCCGCGTAGAGGATTCGTTGGAAAAGGCAAAAACATCACGACCAAACATGACGAGGTGACCTGTGGTCGTAAGAACACTGCGCGCATGGACAAC ttTGCTCCTGAGGTCCATGTCGGCGACGGCCTGGGGATGGACCTGAAGTTGCCCAATCAGGTGTTTAACGCTCTGAAGCAGCACTGCTACAGCGAGCAGAAGCGCAGCGCCAGGCTGCACGAGAAGAAGGAGCACTCCACCGCC GAACAAGCCGTGGACCCTCGCACTCGTCTGCTCATGTATAAGATGGTGAACACTGGCGTGCTGGAAAACATCAACGGCTGCATCAGCACGGGTAAAGAGTCCGTCGTCTTCCACGCCGACGGAGGGAG CCTGGAGGAGGAGCCGGTGCCGGACGAGgtggtgctgaaggtgtttaaaACGACGCTCAATGAATTCAAGAACAGAGACCGCTACATCAAAGACGACTATCGCTTCATAGATCGATTCAGCAAACTGAACCCTCGCAAAATCATCAGGATGTGGGCCGAGAAGGAGATGCACAACCTGGTCAG gatgaagaaggcGGAGATTCCCTGTCCGGAGGTGGTGCTGCTGAAGAAACACATCCTGGTGATGTCGTTCATCGGTAAAGACCACGTTCCTGCTCCCAAACTCAAAGACGCCATGTTGGGTTCAGAGGACATGAAGAACGCCTACTACCAGGTTCTACAC ATGATGCAGCAGTTGTTTCAGGAGTGTAATCTGGTTCATGCTGATCTCAGTGAATACAACATGCTGTGGCACGAGGGGAAG GTGTGGTTGATCGACGTCAGTCAGTCCGTGGAGCCCACTCACCCTCACGGTCTGGAGTTCCTCTTCAGAGACTGCAGGAACGTCTCCACG TTCTTCCAGAAGAGAGGAGTGAGTGAGGCGATGAGTGTTTACGAGCTTTTCAACATCGTCACTGGACTGAACATCCCGGTCGGTGCTGAAGACGACGCTGAATTCATCGCAGAG ATTGTGGCGTTGGAGAAGAGGAACGAGGATCACGTGCAGAGACGAGGGAAGAAAACCTTCCCCATCGACTCTGAAGACGTCAGCCCGCCTTCAAGCCCCGGGGCAGCTGACTAA